A genomic window from Silene latifolia isolate original U9 population chromosome Y, ASM4854445v1, whole genome shotgun sequence includes:
- the LOC141631430 gene encoding uncharacterized protein LOC141631430, giving the protein MRKPELSERMVKWYVHLSEHDLKFEPRTAIRSQALADFVSDFSPTLQEHADSEILTLSEVKGEQVWELHVDGASNTKGAGVELVLKSPQGEQIMQAVRCEFKATNNEATYEALILGLQLALEFKISRIEVYSDSQLIINHVNKIPRDQNVEVDALATLGAAFTLGAVGTIPFIHVMKPAIRQNEQQIASKAGTTQWTYEAGILYIATPQEEIDDWRKPYISWLRDEVLPPDQKDTMSFKMKSSRFVLIDGIIFRKSLTGPYLWCLSIQEAQAVMCDIHSGDCRNHTGGRSLSNKTLGQGYFWPTMRKDAIDYVKKCE; this is encoded by the exons ATGAGGAAACCCGAACTGTCAGAGAGAATGGTTAAGTGGTATGTCCACCTAAGTGAGCATGACCTGAAATTTGAACCCCGAACAGCTATAAGATCCCAAGCCCTAGctgactttgtgtcagactttaGTCCCACTCTTCAAGAACATGCCGACAGTGAAATCTTGACCCTAAGTGAGGTTAAAGGGGAGCAGGTATGGGAGTTACatgttgatggggcatccaatacGAAGGGAGCAGGGGTAGAGCTGGTCCTGAAATCACCTCAGGGGGAACAGATAATGCAGGCAGTACGGTGCGAGTTCAAAGCAACGAATAACGAGGCTACATATGAGGCCCTAATCTTAGGACTCCAATTAGCCTTAGAATTTAAAATCAGCCGCATCGAGGTGTATAGCGACTCCCAACTGATCATAAACCATGTGAATAAA ATACCAAGGGATCAGAATGTTGAAGTGGATGCTCTTGCCACCCTGGGAGCAGCCTTCACTCTAGGGGCAGTGGGTACTATACCATTCATACATGTCATGAAACCTGCCATACGTCAGAATGAACAGCAGATTGCCAGTAAGGCTGGAACCACCCAATGGACATACGAAGCAGGGATACTGTATATTGCCACACCCCAGGAAGAGATTGATGATTGGCGCAAGCCTTACATTAGTTGGCTACGTGATGAGGTATTACCACCTGACCAGAAAGACACCATGAGCTTCAAAATGAAATCCTCTAGATTCGTACTTATTGATGGTATCATATTTAGGAAGTCCTTGACAGGACCGTATCTGTGGTGCTTGAGCATACAGGAGGCACAGGCAGTAATGTGTGATATCCACAGTGGTGATTGTAGAAATCACACAGGGGGtaggagcctgtccaacaagaCACTAGGGCAGggttacttctggcctaccatgaggAAGGACGCCATAGATTACGTCAAGAAATGCGAATAA